The following nucleotide sequence is from Chryseobacterium sp. CY350.
AGTTTAAAATAAAGTTTCTTCCTGCCTCATCCGCAAAGAATCTCAAACGATTCAGATAATCTCTATATGAAGTGTTAAATAGATTATTCACGATAAGACCCGCAGAAAGATTTTTGCTAATATTAACGCCCGTCTGAATATTCCAGAGCGAATATCCGTTTGGCGGAGTACTGAAATCAATTGTTTTATCAGTCAGTTCTCCGTTTTCGTAAATTTCTAAGTCTGCATTTCTGATAGGAAATCTAGTTTGCTTTAAAGAGGTTTGATTCTCAATAGTAAAATAGAAGTTATTCCATTTTTCTTTTTTGAACTGCAATGCATTAGAGAAATTCGGAGGCATCATTAAAATTAATGGTTCGTTGTTGGTTTCGTCTTGTCCGTAAACATAACTTCCCTTTCCAACGTAGGTGAGATCATCTGTAAGTTTAAAATTCACATCCAGATCCAGACCATACATTTTTGCATCAATCTGCTGATACGCCCATTCCGGGAAAACACCTCTGATCGTACCTTTAATCCCAACAGGAACTTCATTAATGAAATTTTTAGTAATGAAAAAATAAGGATTTACAGAAATATTCAGCCCTCTCAAAACATTGAATTTTGAATCCACTGTTAAATTAAACTGATGTCCCTGTTCGTTTTTCAATCCCATATCTCCGGTTTCAATAATTCCTGCGGAATGATGCAATCCGTCAGAAAACAGTTCTGCAACATTCGGAGATCTTCCCACTTTCGCATAATTAAATTTCAGATCAAATACAGAACCTGGATGATATTCCAGACCTGCATTGAAAGAAACATTGTTATAGTTTAATTGAGGACGCGTCAAAATTCTGTTTTGATCAGTTTTCACATAAAATTCTGGAAAAACGTTGGCATATCTTCCTTCCCAATCGCTTTTGTCATACCATTTCGTGACATCATAACGGGCGAAATCATATCTCGCTCCAGCTTCAAAATTAAAATGATTCGAAATTTTATATTTAAAAACCGAATAAGCACCCGCAGAATATTTGTCATAATTAGGAATCAGACGTCTCGCTTTTGTCGCAGGATCTGAATAATTGTTTTGAAAACTACCGTCAATACCTGTTTCTAACGACCATTTTTCTCTTTCCAGTAAATCATTCAAATTAAACTGATGCGTCATCAATTCAAGATCCAGAGAAGGCGTATCTTTCAATTCACCTCTTCTGATGTCGTACTCCTGTCTGTGATTGTACTGATAACTGTACGTTGCAGAAAGTTTTCCGATCGTTGAAAATCTTTTAAAGGCCGAAACTTTAGCAATATGATGCTCAATCACCTGTCGCGGATTATCAATATCATAACTGAAATTCCCCGAATAAACAGGAATACTTGCAGTCATGGCTCTGTCATAATCACCCGTTGTAGAAACGTGAGAATCTCTTAAAATCCCTATATTCTGATTGGTCAAATAATAATCAAATGAAATTCCTTTTTCAAATGTATTATTCTGAACCGTGAAATTGAAGGAAGAAAAATCCATTCCCGTGTTTTTCAGGTTATAATCCGGAGCACTTTGATCGCCTAATTTTTTGATGCTTCCTCCAGATTTAACCGCCCATCCGTTTTTCCATACCTTGGCAACATCTACATCAAGAGCTAAACCTCTACCATTTGAAATTCCCGAAAGACCGATCGAACCTTTAATTGTATCTTTTTTAGGAAAAATCTCAGGCTCAAGGACGACAACTCCTCCGATCGCATCGCTTCCGTATTTCAAAGCCGAAGCACCTTTAATGACATCGATATGTTGAAAGTTGTTGATATCAACATTTGGCGCATGCTCAACGCCCCATTCCTGCTCGGCAAGTTTCACTCCGTTGTTTAAAATAGCGATCCGGCTTCCGTAAAGACCGTGAATAACCGGTTTTGAAACATTATTACCCGTTTTTAAGGCAGTAACGCCAGAAATTTTTGATAATAAATTCCCAAGATTATCGGTCGTGTTTCTTTCGATTTCAGACTTGTCAAGGGTTTTAATTATTAAAGAACCATTTGTTTTATGACTTCCATGAATGGTCACTGTTTCGATTTCGCCAGCGTGATGTTCTAACGTAATCGACAGATGAACATCCTTCGTAACTCCTACATTTTCAGTATAATCATTACAATCAGGATGCTTCGCAATGAGTTTGTAATTTCCCGCAGGAATTTTATTGAAAGAAAACTTTCCGTTTTTATCTGTTTTGGCAGTGAAATCTCCCAATTTGACCACAGCATTTTCGAGCATGGTTTTGTCGTGGAAATCCTGAACTGTACCCTGAACAGAAAAAGTTTTCTGTGCGTTTGTAATTACTAATCCACAAAAGATCAGTAATAAACTATATATCAGTTTCATTGTAAATAGCTTGAATTGACTTTACACAATGATGCGATTGGCAACACCTGTAAAGTTGTGTTTGTTTAAAAATTTGACTGGATTTTTTGTTTAAATTAAAACTCACAGCCATTCATATTCTGAATATATTTTCATTAAAAATTTAATGAAAAAACTTGAGTTTCAAATTTGAACCATTAAGATTGATAAGTGAATAAGGTTTTTAAGATTCAAATAAATTTGAAGTAAGCGAACCGCTTATCAATATCTTTTAGATATTAAGCTTAAAAAAACTTAATATTTTCACTTTCTTAATGTTTAAATTTTGCGGTTTAAAATCAAAATATCGTTTAAACATTTAATTTTTAAAAATTAAATCAAAAAATCCGGCAAGTAAATTGGAAATTAAGAAATTGTGGGTGGACCCCGAAGTTGAAAAGTATATTTGGTTTGAGACCAAATTTTTTCCTGTAATGTAAGAATCTGTTCTACTTCCTGAGTGTAATTTTCAAAAGTAAAATTAAATTCTTCAGGAACTAAAGTATTTCCTGTAGCCAAAAAATGACACGCCAGACAGTCACCGGCTTTTTCTTTGGCATCAGATTTTGAAATGTTGTTTTCTGTTTTTTTAAAATTAAATCCTACAAAAACATCTGAAGATTCATGACTGTGAAAACTTGAAGAAAACAACGCAAAAAAGTAGATCCCAAACAGAAGTTTGGAAACGAAACTTTTCAGATTTCTGCTTTCTTTGAAAATCATTTAGCAAAAATAAGAATAATATTTTAAAGGATTTTAATTAAACATTAAATTATGGATATTTATGATGATTGTATTCACCTAATAAAATTCCATGTTTACGAAACTGATAAAACAGCACAACTTCCACAAAAAAAGGATGAGTTATAAACCCATCCTTTCATATATTTTTAAAGAAATAAAATTACTCAAGCTGAGTTCCAAGATATTCCCATTCCTGCAATGCTGCGTCAAGATCTTCTTTTGTTTTATTGTATTTTTCTAATGTTTCGTCAGACGGATTTTCAGAAGTGAAAGTTGCTTCCATAGTTTCTATTGCCGTTTCCAGTTCAGAAATTCTTTCTTCAACTTTTTTTATTTTATTCTGAATATTTTTTTGCTCTTTGCTTACGATGACAGTCGATTTTATCTCAGCTTTGGCTTGTTTTTCTTCTGCTTTAGCTTTTTCCACAATCTTTGCATCTTCGTCATGAAGTTTTGCTTTTTCGGCAGAAATTTCTCTGATTGATTCTTTTTGTCTGAATTCAAGATATTCATTCACACTTCCTAAGAATTCTTTCATATGTCCGTCACGGAATTCATAAATTTTATCACAAAGTCCCTGTAAAAATTCTCTGTCGTGAGAAATAACGATTAAAGTACCTTCAAATTTCTGTAGAGCCAGTTTGATAATCTCTTTAGATTGAATATCAAGGTGATTGGTAGGCTCATCCATAATCAACGTGTTGAACGGACGGAGCAATAATTTACAAAGCGCCAAACGGTTTCTTTCTCCTCCGGAAAGTACTTTCGTTTTTTTATTCACCGCTTCACCCTGAAATAAGAAAGATCCTAACAAATCTCTTACTCTCGGTCTCGTTTCTTCGGTTGCAGAATCTTCAGCTTCTTCCAGAACAGTTTTATTCGGTGTTAAAACCTCTTCCTGATTTTGTGCAAAATAACCGATATTTACATTGTGGCCTAAGTTCCAACTTCCAGAATAATCTTTAATATCTCCTGCAAGAATTTTGGCTAAAGTTGTTTTTCCCTGTCCGTTTTGCCCAAGAAGCGCAATTCTGTCACCTCTTTGAACAATAAAGTCTACCTCATCAAAAATCTGCTTTTTACCGTACGCTTTTCCTAAATGTTCTGCTTCGAAAATCACTTTCCCAGGAACAACAGACTGTTGAAAACGGATATTAAATTTAGAAACGTCTTCGTTATCAACTTCAATACGGTCAATTTTATCTAATTTTTTAATAAGCGACTGCGCAAAAGATGCTTTGGTGGCACTTGCACGAAACTTATTAATGTTATCTTCCATTTGCTTCTTCTCCGCATCCTGATTCTTTTTAGCCTGAATCAGTTTTTCACGACGTTCTTCCCGCATTACCAGATATTTAGTATAATTAGTCTTATAATCATCTACTTTTCTGTTGTTTACATCAAAAGTCCTGTTACAAACTGCGGTCATAAACTGTTTATCGTGACTTACCAAAACGATTGCTCCTGGATAATCTTTCAAAAAGTTTTCCAGCCAAATGATCGATTCCATATCCAGGTGATTGGTAGGCTCATCGAGAAGCATCAGATCATTTTTCTGAAGAAGCAATTTTGCCAGTTCAATTCTCATTCTCCAGCCTCCTGAAAATTCATCAGTTATTTTTTGAAAATCATCGGCTTTAAAACCTAAACCAAACAATACTTTTTCAATATCACCTTCCAGATTATACGCGTCATGATGCATCAAAAGATCATTCAGCTCCGTCATTTTGTTGATGATATCCGTATAAGCATCACTTTCATAGTCGGTTCTTGTTGCCAACTGATGGTTAACTTCTTCCAACTCATTTTTCCATGCATTAATCTGCTCAAAAGCCTGCATAGTCTCTGCCCAAACGGTTCTACCCTTCACGAAATCCAGATCCTGCTTCAGAAAGCCGATCGTAATATTACCTTCCGGAACGACCACGCCTTCGTAAAAAGTGATTTCTTTGGAAAGCATTTTTAACAAAGTGGATTTCCCCGCTCCGTTTTTACCGACCAAACCAACTTTATCATCCTTTTTGATGGTGAAATTGACGTTTTGAAACAGATAGTTTCCCGAATGATGTAAACCTAAACCTTGAACCGAAAGCATCTTTATGAGTAATTAATGATGAATAATGTATACTGAATATTTTTCGGGTGCAAAAATACGCAAAATAAAAGACTTTAAATTTAATAATTCCGAACCGTCACATGAAAACAGCTTTGCTGCCTCTCTTTGATGTAAAAAATCTGCCCTGCATTGACGTAATATTTTAAAACTTTTTCAAGTGCGGCTTCCATTTTCTCATCTGGTCTCAATTTATTATTAAATCTTACATATGAAATATCAAAAGAATTACCGTAATTGTGCGAGCTGATTCCTAAAGACGCATTGGTATTAACTTTTCTTAATCTGCATTGATCTTCCAGCGTTCTGGTAATAGAAGAAACAGTAAATGTGCGCCCTTTTGTTTCTTTGCTGAATCTAGCTCCTATTTTTTCTAAAGTTTTTTTTGCCTTAGAAACCAGGTATGGCCTGCTATAATCTAATTTTTGCACTCTATATCCTTTTCCTGTCTTATTGATAGTGTGAAATTTACCTTTATTGATATATTTCTGAACGTTTGATGTGTTTTTCAGAATATTTACATTAAAACTTTTCGAAGCATCCAAATGAGGTTTATAAAGTGCGGTAGGCTCAACTTTCAAAACCTCGGTGAGATCATAGCATGGCAATGTTTTCTTCGATGCCTGACCTTGGGCAAACTGATAAAAAGCCAGTATTATAATGTATAAAAACTTCCTCATAGAAACTATTTTCAAATTTTAAACGTAAAAAACAGAGATTTTGTTATTGCCAAAGATATTAATTTAATAAAACGACATAAAATATTATGATTGAAATATAATCAATGATATATAAAATAATTATAACTAAATCTAATAAAATATAATATTATTTATTTAAAATTAAATTTATTAACCATAATTATGAATAATTAATTTTTGTACATTCGCTCAACAATTTAAAATACATTAAAAGATGATTTCAAAAACTTCAAAATTTGTTGCAGAAATGCTCGGTACCATGGTACTTGTTCTAATGGGATGCGGAAGCGCAGTAATTGCGGGCGCAGACGGCACTACAGGAGTCGGACTTCTGGGAATTTCTTTCGCATTCGGTCTCAGTGTAGTTGCTATGGCTTACGCAATTGGTCATATTTCAGGATGTCACATCAATCCCGCGATCTCAATTGCAATGGTTGCTGCCGGAAGAATGAAAATGGATGAAGCCATCCGCTATATTATTGCGCAGATTATTGGCGCTATCATCGGAGCAGGAATTCTTTATATAATTTTCATGAATCATCCCGGTGCAGAAATGAAAGAATGGGCCTTGGGTTCCAACGGTTGGGGAACGGGATATCTTGATGCTTACAATACAACAGCAGCTTTTGTAGCAGAATTTATCTTTACCTTTATTTTCCTTATGGTAATTTTGGGATCAACTTCTACAAAAAATATCAATGGCGGCTTTGCGGGTTTGGCGATCGGATTTTCTTTGGTTTTAATTCATATTGTAGGCATTAAAGTGACCGGAATTTCTGTAAATCCTGCAAGAAGTATCGGTCCTGCAATTTTTGCGGGTGGTGCTGCTCTTTCACAATTATGGTTATTCGTTGTTGCTCCGGTTTTAGGAGGAGTTGCAGCAGCTTTTACCTATAATTTATTGATGGAAAGACCTGAACAGGCAAAATAATAAATACAGATATATCAAAATCCTGTCTTTTGACAGGATTTTCTATTTTAATTTCTTTATTTCAAAAGGGTTTTTGAAGATAAGCTCTTCATGTTTTCCTTTAATCTCCATTTTTCGCTGGAGTAAGTTTAAGGCCATTTTTCTGATAAAAAGATCTTTATCATTCAGTTTCCAATAAGAATCTTCGTGTACTTTTTTGGGTTTCCGAATGAGATAAAATTCTGTTTCCCAAGTATCAGCATTGTGGTAAAATTCAATAATTCCACAATGTTCCGGAATCTGAGCATGCTCAATCATTCCCATCGGAAGCAAAAAACTGAATGAGTTGCACGGATAATCGCCACAACATATTTTATCATGCTTCAGAAACTTCTCACCAGTTTTAGCATTGACGTACGATTTTTTAAAATCATTTTTAAAATCACTTTTTGAAAGTTTAATTTCAATTTCGTGACTGAATCCTTCAAAATCAATAATCAAAATATCTGCTTCCCAATCTGAATGAAAATGGTTGCTCAAAACAATTTCTTTTTCAAAATCACAGTTTGTGTGAATGTAAGCGTGAACTAATTCTTCTATTTTTAACACTTTTAATGCCTTTAAATTTTTAACGCAAAGTTTGCTAAGATTTTTTTTAAGTATTGAGAATATTTTTTCGTAAGCAAAGGCGTGTCACTCAGCAAAGATCACAATCCCTAAAACTCTCTCTTATTCTCCCACTCTCAAACCCATCAACTCACCAACAAACTACATCCCCGAATATCCGAATGATCAATTCTTCCCAAAACCTGAAATTTCTTATGATCTTCAATCAATAATTTACCCAAATCCTGTGTTGCAATAAACGAACACGAATGAATATTTGCCAGATCAATTATGTTGACAGCTCCCGTTCTCCCGGCTTTCTCATATCCGAAAGGATCTTCGGCATTTCGTATCAAAACCCGCATCCAATTCGGACATTTGTAAATATTTTTGCCCAAAGAATAGGCCTGCGAAAGCAATTCTGTCATCGAATATTCTGAATATATTTGTTCAGTACTAAAACCGTTCTGAAGAATTTTTAAAAGTTCGTCTTTCGTCATTTCTTCTTTCCTCCCTTTCATTCCGCCTGTTTCAATAACTGTCAAATTATTAGATTTTATCAGAGCCTGCGAATTTGAATTACAGAAATCCAAAAAATCTAAAAGAGCAAATGAAACACCAAATAAAATGACTTTTTTGTCTTTCAGTTCATTTAAAAGGTTGAATAAATCTGCGTGATTGTAAAGGAAATATCCATTTTCCGGTTTGCCAGATTTTTTCATTAGAAAATCTACCATATAGATCAGCGAAGAATTCTGTTTTTCGAGGTAACTTGGCAACAATCCAAGAAAAATATAATCTTCCGGCTTTCCTATAAATTGCTCAAAACTCTTGTAAATACTTTCCTGATAAATGTTTTCGTCTGCGATGAAATGTTTAGACAAATTCATCTGAGTAGTTCCTGAACTTTGAAAATACAGATCAGTAGAGATATTTTTGTCTAAGATCTGATGATTTTTAAACATTTCGATCGGCAAAAAAGGAATTTTATCTAATGACATTATTTTTTCAACATCAATATTGAGATAATCTACAAATTTTCTGTAGACTTCTATGTTTTTATACTGGTAGCGAAAAGTCGTCAGCGCCAGATTTTCAAACTCCTGCTCGGTTGTGATATCAAATATACTTATCAACGTAATATTTTTTAAACTTTATTGATTCATTATGAATCACTTACAACATTATAATGAAAACTTTACAGTTTATTAATCTATAAATGATCAGGTTGGTCGGTTTATTGCAAGTCAATCTGCGGAATATGGATTAGAAATAACAGCCGTAGAAACTGTTATTCGGAATTACCTCTTCGGAGGTAATTTTTTTTATTTCTGTTCAAAAGTTTTCAATTCAAAATCATGTCGAAAAACTCCGTAAGTGAAATAAGAGATCCAGTCCCCAAGATTGATGTACTTTGAATTTTCACTTAAATCTAATACCATTGGCAGATGTCGGTGACCATAGATAAAGTAATCAATTTTTTCAGTTTTCAGCTTTTCTTTGGAGTAAATGATCAGAAACTCTTTATCTTCTCCCAAAAAAGCTTTGTCTTCATCTCCTGAAATCATTTTATTTTTCTGTGAAAGATACAGAGCCACTTTCATTGCAATATCAGGATGAAGCCATTTGAAAAACCACTGTGCAACAGGATTTGTAAAGACTTTTTTCATTCTTTTATAGCCTTTGTCACCTGGTCCCAAACCATCACCATGAGCTAAAAGAAACTGTTTTCCGGCGATTTCAAAATATTGCTTTTTATAGAAAACAGTGCAGCCAATTTCTTCTTCAAGATAGTCTTTCATCCAAAGATCATGATTTCCGACAAAAAAATAAACATGAACGCCGCTATCTTTCAATTCAGCAATTTTCCCCAAAACTCGCACATAACCTTTCGGAATGACATGCTTCCATTCGTGCCAAAAATCAAATAAATCACCCATCAAAAACAAAACCTGAGCATCTTCTTTGATCTCATTCATCCAACGGATAAATTTTTCTTCCCGAATTTTGCTCTGTTTCGGATCGGGAGCACCAAAATGCTGATCTGATGCAAAGTACACCTTTTTTCCGGGTTCTAAATTGATGGTCGTTTTTAGCACTCTTTACTTTTAAATTCAGAAAAATTATTGGTTATCTTCTGCAAACCACTCTCCGTAAGAGTTTTCTGTTTCGTGAAGTTTTAAATAAGCCAAAGAAACATCCGCAGGAAGTTTTGATTTTATTTTTGCAGCAATTGCGTACAACATATTTTCACAAGTTGGCTGAAAGTTGCAGTAAATCACTTTCTGACCTTTATTTTCTAATTCCTCTCCCATTTCTCTATGCGGAGAAACCCCGTTGATCAACACCGAATGATCCCAAACATCTACGATTTCAGCTTTTACAATGGCTTTAATATCTCCGAAATCTACTACCATACCGTTCTTAGGATTTTCCAGATCATTGATCGGTTTTCCTTTTACGGTAACAAAAAGTTTGTAAGAATGCCCGTGCATATTTTTACATTTCCCATCATAATTGTATAAAACATGAGCTGTCTCGAATGTAAAAATTTTTGTAATACGTATCATATTGCAAAGATATAGAATTTGATTAAAAAACCAGAGTTTCAATCGTAATGCTGGAATATGATATTTTCATTAAATTTACACTCAGACACACACAAATGATTTTAGATATATTTTTTCCGAATCGCTGCATTCACTGTAACAGAATTATCAATGGCAAACTGCTTGTCTGTAATCTCTGTTTTGAACAAATTCATTTTACTCATTTTGAATATTCTGAAGAAAACAGTTTAAAAGAAAAATGCAAATTGCTGTTTCCGATCGAGAACGCTTATGCATTGATGCAGTTTGAACAAGAAAATCTCAGTCGGAAAATCATTCATGAGTTAAAATACAGAAGTCGCGAAACGACAGGAAAAATTCTTGCAGATTGGGTAATTGAGCGTTTGGATTTTAAAAACGAAAAACCTGATTTGTTGGTAACCGTACCTCTTCATCCCAAAAAAGAGAAAGAGAGAGGGTATAATCAATTGCATCTGTTTACAAAAGTACTTTCAGATTTTCATACTATTCCGTTTGATCATCATTTATTTAAGCGAAACCATTACTCAAAGGCTCAAGCGTTAAAAGATAAAAAACACCGTCTTGAAACCCAACATACTTTTTCTTTAATTAAAAACGTTTCCAATCAGCATATTTTAATAATTGATGATGTTTTCACCACAGGAAATACTTTGGCTACAATTGCCTGGGAAATTTTGAAAGCAGGAAATAATAAAGTGAGTATTTTGGTGATGGCGGTTGATGAATGATGAGCGGAAGGATTTTACTGCGAGAGTGCAAAATTTAATATAAATTAATCTTTATCCTTATTTACTATTTGTTTTGTACATAAATAAAATATTCTGATCGAAAAGAATATAAGTAAGATTCCAAAAAAATAAAATACTGCTGGCTTTTCGTCAGCAGGGATTATGAGGAAAACAATTCCTCCAATTAAAAGAAATACAGCAACGCCAAAATTAGTTTCGACACTCCCTAAAGAAACTTGAAGAACTCCGTACAGAAATTCTTTAACGATTTTCAATATCAAACTTTTTTTCATCTACATCAATTATCGCTGCAGTTTTTCACCATAGCTCAAATCTCCGGCATCACCTAAACCCGGCGTTATATAACCTTTCGTTGTTAAATTTTCATCAATGGCTCCAACCCAAATTTTTGCCTGTGGATAAGCTTTTTCAATGGTTTCTACACCTTGTCGGGAGGCAATTGCCACAACGATGTGTAACTGAGAAGGTGTTCCGTTGGTCAAAAGATCTTTAATGGCTTCGATTAACGATGCTCCGGTTGCCAACATCGGGTCTGCAACAATCAAAGGCCGTCCTTCAATATTCGGACAGGTAAGATAATCCTGTTTGATTGAGAAATAATCATTGGCATCATGTTTTCTGTAAGCGGCTACAAAACCACAATCTGCTTTGTCAAAATAATTTAAAATTCCTTCAAATAAAGGTACCCCGGCTCTTAAAATGGTAGTAATAACCGGTTGAACGGCAATTTCGTGAACTTTTATTTTATCTAAAGGAGTCTGAATTTCAATTTCCTTTGTTTCTAAATCTTTGGAGATTTCAAAGGCCGAAATTTCACCAATTCGCTCCATATTTCTACGAA
It contains:
- a CDS encoding TonB-dependent receptor — its product is MKLIYSLLLIFCGLVITNAQKTFSVQGTVQDFHDKTMLENAVVKLGDFTAKTDKNGKFSFNKIPAGNYKLIAKHPDCNDYTENVGVTKDVHLSITLEHHAGEIETVTIHGSHKTNGSLIIKTLDKSEIERNTTDNLGNLLSKISGVTALKTGNNVSKPVIHGLYGSRIAILNNGVKLAEQEWGVEHAPNVDINNFQHIDVIKGASALKYGSDAIGGVVVLEPEIFPKKDTIKGSIGLSGISNGRGLALDVDVAKVWKNGWAVKSGGSIKKLGDQSAPDYNLKNTGMDFSSFNFTVQNNTFEKGISFDYYLTNQNIGILRDSHVSTTGDYDRAMTASIPVYSGNFSYDIDNPRQVIEHHIAKVSAFKRFSTIGKLSATYSYQYNHRQEYDIRRGELKDTPSLDLELMTHQFNLNDLLEREKWSLETGIDGSFQNNYSDPATKARRLIPNYDKYSAGAYSVFKYKISNHFNFEAGARYDFARYDVTKWYDKSDWEGRYANVFPEFYVKTDQNRILTRPQLNYNNVSFNAGLEYHPGSVFDLKFNYAKVGRSPNVAELFSDGLHHSAGIIETGDMGLKNEQGHQFNLTVDSKFNVLRGLNISVNPYFFITKNFINEVPVGIKGTIRGVFPEWAYQQIDAKMYGLDLDVNFKLTDDLTYVGKGSYVYGQDETNNEPLILMMPPNFSNALQFKKEKWNNFYFTIENQTSLKQTRFPIRNADLEIYENGELTDKTIDFSTPPNGYSLWNIQTGVNISKNLSAGLIVNNLFNTSYRDYLNRLRFFADEAGRNFILNFRYRF
- a CDS encoding ABC-F family ATP-binding cassette domain-containing protein, which translates into the protein MLSVQGLGLHHSGNYLFQNVNFTIKKDDKVGLVGKNGAGKSTLLKMLSKEITFYEGVVVPEGNITIGFLKQDLDFVKGRTVWAETMQAFEQINAWKNELEEVNHQLATRTDYESDAYTDIINKMTELNDLLMHHDAYNLEGDIEKVLFGLGFKADDFQKITDEFSGGWRMRIELAKLLLQKNDLMLLDEPTNHLDMESIIWLENFLKDYPGAIVLVSHDKQFMTAVCNRTFDVNNRKVDDYKTNYTKYLVMREERREKLIQAKKNQDAEKKQMEDNINKFRASATKASFAQSLIKKLDKIDRIEVDNEDVSKFNIRFQQSVVPGKVIFEAEHLGKAYGKKQIFDEVDFIVQRGDRIALLGQNGQGKTTLAKILAGDIKDYSGSWNLGHNVNIGYFAQNQEEVLTPNKTVLEEAEDSATEETRPRVRDLLGSFLFQGEAVNKKTKVLSGGERNRLALCKLLLRPFNTLIMDEPTNHLDIQSKEIIKLALQKFEGTLIVISHDREFLQGLCDKIYEFRDGHMKEFLGSVNEYLEFRQKESIREISAEKAKLHDEDAKIVEKAKAEEKQAKAEIKSTVIVSKEQKNIQNKIKKVEERISELETAIETMEATFTSENPSDETLEKYNKTKEDLDAALQEWEYLGTQLE
- a CDS encoding DUF5715 family protein, with amino-acid sequence MRKFLYIIILAFYQFAQGQASKKTLPCYDLTEVLKVEPTALYKPHLDASKSFNVNILKNTSNVQKYINKGKFHTINKTGKGYRVQKLDYSRPYLVSKAKKTLEKIGARFSKETKGRTFTVSSITRTLEDQCRLRKVNTNASLGISSHNYGNSFDISYVRFNNKLRPDEKMEAALEKVLKYYVNAGQIFYIKERQQSCFHVTVRNY
- the aqpZ gene encoding aquaporin Z; its protein translation is MISKTSKFVAEMLGTMVLVLMGCGSAVIAGADGTTGVGLLGISFAFGLSVVAMAYAIGHISGCHINPAISIAMVAAGRMKMDEAIRYIIAQIIGAIIGAGILYIIFMNHPGAEMKEWALGSNGWGTGYLDAYNTTAAFVAEFIFTFIFLMVILGSTSTKNINGGFAGLAIGFSLVLIHIVGIKVTGISVNPARSIGPAIFAGGAALSQLWLFVVAPVLGGVAAAFTYNLLMERPEQAK
- a CDS encoding LuxE/PaaK family acyltransferase, which encodes MISIFDITTEQEFENLALTTFRYQYKNIEVYRKFVDYLNIDVEKIMSLDKIPFLPIEMFKNHQILDKNISTDLYFQSSGTTQMNLSKHFIADENIYQESIYKSFEQFIGKPEDYIFLGLLPSYLEKQNSSLIYMVDFLMKKSGKPENGYFLYNHADLFNLLNELKDKKVILFGVSFALLDFLDFCNSNSQALIKSNNLTVIETGGMKGRKEEMTKDELLKILQNGFSTEQIYSEYSMTELLSQAYSLGKNIYKCPNWMRVLIRNAEDPFGYEKAGRTGAVNIIDLANIHSCSFIATQDLGKLLIEDHKKFQVLGRIDHSDIRGCSLLVS
- a CDS encoding UDP-2,3-diacylglucosamine diphosphatase, whose product is MLKTTINLEPGKKVYFASDQHFGAPDPKQSKIREEKFIRWMNEIKEDAQVLFLMGDLFDFWHEWKHVIPKGYVRVLGKIAELKDSGVHVYFFVGNHDLWMKDYLEEEIGCTVFYKKQYFEIAGKQFLLAHGDGLGPGDKGYKRMKKVFTNPVAQWFFKWLHPDIAMKVALYLSQKNKMISGDEDKAFLGEDKEFLIIYSKEKLKTEKIDYFIYGHRHLPMVLDLSENSKYINLGDWISYFTYGVFRHDFELKTFEQK
- a CDS encoding 6-pyruvoyl trahydropterin synthase family protein, yielding MIRITKIFTFETAHVLYNYDGKCKNMHGHSYKLFVTVKGKPINDLENPKNGMVVDFGDIKAIVKAEIVDVWDHSVLINGVSPHREMGEELENKGQKVIYCNFQPTCENMLYAIAAKIKSKLPADVSLAYLKLHETENSYGEWFAEDNQ
- a CDS encoding ComF family protein — encoded protein: MILDIFFPNRCIHCNRIINGKLLVCNLCFEQIHFTHFEYSEENSLKEKCKLLFPIENAYALMQFEQENLSRKIIHELKYRSRETTGKILADWVIERLDFKNEKPDLLVTVPLHPKKEKERGYNQLHLFTKVLSDFHTIPFDHHLFKRNHYSKAQALKDKKHRLETQHTFSLIKNVSNQHILIIDDVFTTGNTLATIAWEILKAGNNKVSILVMAVDE
- the upp gene encoding uracil phosphoribosyltransferase: MTVELSKTFSLVNSWINELRNVEIQHDRMRFRRNMERIGEISAFEISKDLETKEIEIQTPLDKIKVHEIAVQPVITTILRAGVPLFEGILNYFDKADCGFVAAYRKHDANDYFSIKQDYLTCPNIEGRPLIVADPMLATGASLIEAIKDLLTNGTPSQLHIVVAIASRQGVETIEKAYPQAKIWVGAIDENLTTKGYITPGLGDAGDLSYGEKLQR